TCCATGATTGGAGTTGCCGAGAGCAGAGGCGTGAGCGCCGATGAGCTGGTAGATTCCGTGGTAGATTTTCGCCGGGAGCAGATGGCTCTCATGGTGGAAGAAGGCCGTGTCACTGCAGAGCATGCTGAACAGTGTGAGGAAATAATGGAGACACGGATCCGCGAGAATCTGGAACGCGTACCGGAGCCCAGAGGCGGCCAGATGGAGCAGCGTCAAATGATGCAGGGAAAAAGATAGTACGACCAAAAGCACCTGGAATCAGGTGCTTTTGTTATTTAAATTACGGAGAAATACTTTTTCTATTTGGCGGACGATTTTAGTGCCGATGAATTCATGGGTACTCATGGGAGTGACCAGGATGGTATGCATGCCGGTGCGGTTGCCGCCTAAGATGTCAGTAAAGAGTTGGTCTCCCACCACCGCCACTTCCTTGGGGTAGAGATTGAATTGGGCGGCAATGCTGCGAAAAGCACCGCGGCGGGGTTTGATAGCGCCGCCCAGGGCAATTACACCCAATTGGGAGGACATGGCTTCTACCCGGGCGGATGTGTTGTTGGAGACGATGGCAATTTTTAAATCGGCGTCGCGAACGGTATTAATCCAGTCAACCAGTTTTTCCTGTACTTCGGAAGAACGCCAGGGCACCAGTGTATTATCCAGGTCCGCAATGATGGCTTTAATCCCCTGTTGTTTTAATTGCTGCAGGTCTATGTGGTAGATGGAATCCACCATCTGATTTGGTTTTAAGAGCTTCAGTGCACTCACCTCTTGGTTTTCGTAGGCTTTAATTATAACATACTAAGGTGATTGCGGAAAGATGACAGCTTGGAAAAACTCACCTTGCGGTGAGTTTAATGGGGCATTTTTGTTTTGTAGGGTAATTGGTTTAGGTAGCCCATGAAAACAGCGGAGATATCTTTTACCTGAGAAGGGGGTGCGATGTCGGCGGTGTATTCCCCCATATTAAAGAGAGTGTCCAGGACTTTGCCGTGTTGTTGCTGCAGCCGGTGGCGGCAGGTATTCAGGAGATTGTGGAGGTTGATGTCCACCGCTTCAGAGGAGGAAATCTGATAAACATTCATCATATGCTTATGGTGCAACAGGACGTCATAGAGACGATCCAGATCATTGATGGACTGATCCTTTTGAAAGTTGATGGAGACTTGTTTGCCGATTTTTTGAGCGCCGGTTTCTGTGGTAATGGTGGCATTGGGATCCATGCTAGACCTCCTTGGCTTTTTGGTTTACGTAGTTTAAGATGTCCACAAAGTTTTCCTGGTGCATACGGCCGATGTCATCAAGTAATTGGGAAAGTTTCTGGTCCTGACACTGCTGGCCGTGATTGTAGCATTTTTTGGCGGCGGCCAACTCCCAGGAAAGATGATCCTTTAAGTAGTTTACTTCTTTTGTTGACAGATTCAATATGCTTCCTCCCTTCGTTTGCTGTTTATATTCTGCGACGAAGGGAGTGGTTTATACAAAAAAATAAAAAGCCGGAAAAAATCCGGCTTTTAATCTAAGATACGTGAGTATAGTCTGCGGACGGTGTCCGGAGAGCGGCCCTGGCCCAGGAATGTATTGCCGTGCCAGATTTCAAAGTGGAGATGGGGTTCACCGCTGGGGCTTTCTATTACACCGGTAACGTTGGCGCGCATACCGGTATTGCCCACGGTTGCTATGGCTTGTCCCGTTTCCACAATGGTTCCCTCGGTGATTTCGGGGCGAATCTCTTTTAGATGGGCATAACGGGTTACCACACCGTCGGGATGTTCAATCCAGACCTGCATACCGCGCAGCTTGTCCAACAATTCCGGAGGAGTACCGTTGGCGGTGATGGATCTGCGGATAACATCTTCATATTCTTCCAGTGTCATTTCCACATAACCGTGGTCGGCGCGGATTACCGTTCCCGGCCCCGCTGCCAATACGTCACGGCCGATGGTGTTGTAATAGTCCAGGCCTTCGTGAACTCCGTTGCGGTAATTACGGGGAGCATTGGGAAGCTGCCCGTTAACGGAAGTCACGCTGCGCCCTTCAATGGGTGTCTCCATGTAAGAGAGCCTGTCCACCAGTTCATCCATGGAATCATTAACGAAATCGATTTCCGGCAGCTCCGGTTCCTGGGGGATATCCAGCTCTTCTTCCGCTGGAGCATCTGCCGGTTGGTCCAGAGCAACTGCAGGAGCATCCGGGTCGGGGTCAGTTTCTATCGGTTCTTTTTCATTGGGTGCATCGGGGACCGCAAAAGTTTCCAGTATTTCCAGTGGGTTGGCGTTCACAAATAGTAAGCCTATAGCCAGGACGGCTATAAGCAGAATAATTTTCTTTTTCATATGTACCTCCATGAAATTGGGTTTAGCAATATTTTCGCTGTCGGTGGAGGCATATCCTTCATGTTACGGGATATTAATTTTTGGGATAATTTAAACCCGCAGCAGGCTGCGGGTTTAGGCAATATCGTTATCTCTGTTTTGGTTGGCTTCTTTCAGCTGCTGCTCCACAATATCAAGGAACGGTTCCACCAGATTGGGATCAAACTGACTGCCGGAGTACTTGCGCAGCTCTTCTGCCGCTTCTTTGTGCGATAAGGCATCGCGGTAAGGGCGCTGGCTGGTCATGGCATCATAGGCATCGGCAATGGCCAGGATGCGGCACTCCAGAGGAATTTCCAGTTCTTTTAACCCGAAGGGGTAGCCGTTGCCGTCCCACCACTCATGGTGTTTAAGAATCCAGTCGGCAATTGGCACCAAATCCGGCGCCGATAAAGCAATACGGTGGCCGATTTCACAGTGGCGCTTCATCTCTTGTCTTTCTTCTTCATTTAAAGGTGCCTTTTTAAAAAGCAGACGATCCGGTATTCCTACCTTGCCGATATCATGGAACTGGGCAAACAGACGAATATCGGAGATTTTGTGCTTGGGAAGTTCCAGGGTCTGGGCCAGTTGGCCTACCAGATTTTGCAGGCGGTCGGCGTGCCCTTCGGTAACATAGTCTCTGGCTTGCAGTGCTTTCATAAGAATCTGGACCGTAGCACTGCGGGCACTGCGGCTGCGATGAAGCTTTTCGCGGTACATGTTATTGTCTGCCTCTTTGAACAGTTCGGTTATATTGGTGCCGCCGTCTCCAATGGCATGGCCAATGGAGATGCTGAGGTGGAGTCCGGGGCTCTCTTCATTGTAGCGGGAGATGGCTTCCCGGATGCGGTGGCAGGCGGTCTCCAGAGTTTCGGGGGTACTGTGGGGCAGCAGGACGGCAAACTCATCGCCGCCAATACGGGCCACCATATCCTCTTCACGGAAACAGCTCTTAATCACTTCCGCTGCGCTGCGCAGCAAATCATCGCCAACACTGTGGCCCATGCTGTCGTTAAAGAGTTTCAGCCCGTCCACATCGCAGATGATGATGCCGATGGGAGCGCTGCGGCCGTTTTGCAGGCGGCGCATTTCCTGTTCGAAATAAGTGCGATTATAAAGGCCGGTTAAGGTATCATAAAGGCTAAGCCGGCGCATTTGTTCTTCCATTTCTTTGCGGGCGGTAATGTCACGACTGCTTACCAGGATGCCGGTGATATTGTCGTGTTCATCGTACAGGGGATTGGCGATGGACTCCAGCCAGAGATAGTGGCCTTTGATGTGCCGGTAACGAAATTCCTGCCGCTCGATGGTTTGTGTGTGTGCAAACTGGGAAAACGATTCCACTACCTTAGCCCTGTCGGAGGGATGGACAAGATCAAAGGCAGAAACACCTAACAAGTCATGGGGATCGTGACCAAGCACCGCTTTGTGGCTGGGGCTGATATAGCTAAAACGGCCCTCCGGGTCAAGGTGGACCACCAAATCCAGCAGGTTTTGGGTAATCATCATGTTTTGCTGGGATTCTTCCAGTTGATTGAGCATCTGATTAATATTTCCCGTCAGTGAAGACAGTTCGTCTTTGACGCCTTCTTTCTCCAAGCGTTTAAAAACATCTTTTCTGCTTTCAACCTTCTCAAAGCTCTGGCTAAGCCGGGAAACCCGGGAAAGTATTGTTTTTTCCATAAAGAAAATCATGAAGATGCTAAAGGGCAGGGCGATTATTAACATTATCAGAGTCATGCGGTGGAAGGTCTCCGCACCCATTTGCTGGATGGGGCGGGCCTGATCAAACTCCAGCACCGCTGCCGGCTCCCCATACAGATCTGCCAAGACAGAGATTCCGGAGATGGTGCTGTTATTTACTACGGAAACATAGCCCTTTTGTCCGTCTACAGTGACGGGGGTCAGGTCTTCCGGATAATGAAAATCTGAGTAACTATATTTCTGTATGGGTACCAGGGTGCTTGCCGACCAGGTGGCTAAATCCGAACTCCCAAGATATCGTCCCACAACCAGTGTGCCGCGGGGAGAACCGTCTTCGCCGGGAGGCAGGATAGGGCGGGCGGCAACCATAGCTGTATCTGATGCCAGGGTAAGCAACCCATTAACTGAATCGGCTTCAGCAGAAAGAAACGGACTATCCGGTCCCAGGTGTGTGGATAATCCTTTCGGTATTGGCTTTTTTGCTTCTTCATCCAGGTCAAAACCTGTAGCATAAACAATCATGCCCCGGGAGTCAAGAAACAGCATAAAGTTTAATTGAAGATTGACAAAGTAATCATCGGCCAGATTTTCAAGGGAGTCTTGGGATCTGGTTTCCATGAAATCGTAGGTTGCGTCCCAGTTGGCCCAGTCAAAGGCCACCGTATCCAATTTTCTCAACTCGGACTGCAGGGCACGGTTAATACGGGTGATATTTTGTTTAACGTCGTTTCTCTCCATCTCATTGCTGCTTTGTAAAAAGATATGGTTAAAAGCACCGTACATGGTGACAAGCAGGAGAATCAAGGTGCTTCCCAAGATTAAGAATGTTTTGTTGCGCAAAGACATAACATCGCCTCCGGAGCCAACTTCCGTCATTAATTTAATTCTTGGCACAATTTGCATTTCCTGCTAACATGTCTAAATCATGGAATAAAACATCTGTTGGTAGAAACACCATATTACTTGTCTTATTGAGATGTAAAAAACATACCTTGCATTAAAAGGCATATTGTTTTACACTATATTTGAGATGAAAAAAGATAAATCGTTAATCCAAATTAAAAAAGGGGCTTTGGAGTATTGTGTCCTGGCGGTTATTGCCGAGGGGGAAAAATACGGTTATGAGATTGTCAAGGTGCTGACGGAACGCGGACTGACAACTCATGAAGGCACCATCTATCCTTTGCTTTCCCGGCTGCATAAAGAGGGCTTGGTTCAGGCTGCGTGGCGGGAATCAGGCAGTGCGGTACCCCGTAAATATTACCGGGCTACCCGGGATGGGATGAGAGCCCTCAATGAGTTTAAGGAAAGCTGGTCACACTTTTCCCAGTCGGTAGACGGGATATTATGGGGGGAACAATAATATGGACTATCAGTCTGAACAGCTGCTTAATCAATATCTGGATGATGTGGAACGAGAACTCTCCGATATCTCTCCTTCTTTGCGCCGGGATTTTGTGGCGGAAATCCGTTCTCACTTTGTGGAGGAATGGAATCATACTGCCGGGGAATCACCTGCGGAAATGCGCAACATTCTGGAACGGTTCGGCGACGCCCGGGAAATTGCCGCTGAATTCAGAGAGAAGCACAACCTGGCTGAAAAAAGGCAGGCCCCAACAACACAGCCCTTCCCTCCTGTTTTAATTATTATCCTCACCATCTTTTTATGGCCGGTAGGAATTATTTTGGCCTGGCTCTCTCCTTCCTGGGAAACCAGACATAAAATAGTGGCCACAGTGCTGCCGGTATTTATGCTACTACTTCTACCCATGGCAGCGATTGGTGCCTATACCACTTCAGTGGAAACTGTCTCCTATGTGCAAGAGGTTGACATCTCAGATGGATACTCAGAAAGTCCGGTAGGCGGAGCAGAAGGCCCTGAGAGAATCTATGTGGAGCAGAGCAGGGAAACAGGCCCTTCCCGATTGCTGAGTATTGTGGGGTTCATTGTTGCAGGCACCCTGCTATTAATCGGCAATCCCCTGGGCTCCGGAATTTATCTGGCCATGACCAAAGACCCTACCCATTAGTTTCCGGGGCCTAATCAAAGAAAAGCAAAACGTCTGGCGACTGGTTAATGTCGCGCAGACGTTTTTTTGTTAAATGATTAATAATGTTAAACCTGACCCCCAGGTTATTTGGCGTATGTTTCGCGCAGGGCTTTTTTGTTGAATTTGCCTACGCTGGTTTTGGGGATTTCGCCGATGATCTGGACTTTATCGGGCATCCAGTACCTGGCTACTTTGGGTTTGAGGAAATCCAGGATATCCTGCTCGGTGACGTTGGAGCCGTCTTTTAAGACGACACAGGCCATGGGGCGCTCCTGCCATTTGGGGTCGGGGACGGCAATAACTGCCGCTTCCACCACTTCGGGATGGGCCATAATGGTGTTTTCCAGATCCACCGAAGAGATCCATTCCCCGCCGCTTTTGATTAAGTCTTTGGCTCTGTCCTGAATCAGGATAAACCCTTCCTCGTCAATGGTGACAATGTCGTTGGTGTAGAGCCAACCGTCTTTGATGTTTTCAGCACTGCGCTCCGGCTCTTTGTAATATTCGGAGGTAATCCAGGGGCCGCGAACGCATAACTCGCCCATTTCTTTACCGTTCCAGGCCACTTCTTCTCCTTCGTCGTTGACAATCTTCATTTCCAGGCCGGGAACCAGCACGCCCTGTTTGGCCCGCATGGCATATTGCTCTTCTTCATCCCAGTCTTCCATATAACTCTTCATGGTGGAGCAAAGCACCACCGGGGAAGTTTCCGTCATGCCGTAAGCATGGAGAATGCTAAGGCCGAATTTCTTTTCAAAGGCGGCAATCTGGGTTTTGGAGACGGCTGAGCCGCCGTTTACAATGTAGCGTAGTTTGGAGAGGTCATATTTGGCGCCGCTGTCTAAGTGCTGATAGATTCCCATCCAGATGGTGGGCACACCGGCGGCCATGGTGACGCCTTCCTGCTCCATAAGGGTGCAGAGAGCTTCAGGGGTCAGCACCCGGCCGGGCAGCACCAGTTTGGAGCCCATCCAAGTGCAGGAGAAGGGCAGGCCCCAGGCCAGTACATGGAACATGGGCACTACGGGTAGAACCGCATCCCGCTCGGAAAGGCCC
This region of Dethiobacter alkaliphilus AHT 1 genomic DNA includes:
- a CDS encoding HAAS signaling domain-containing protein; this translates as MDYQSEQLLNQYLDDVERELSDISPSLRRDFVAEIRSHFVEEWNHTAGESPAEMRNILERFGDAREIAAEFREKHNLAEKRQAPTTQPFPPVLIIILTIFLWPVGIILAWLSPSWETRHKIVATVLPVFMLLLLPMAAIGAYTTSVETVSYVQEVDISDGYSESPVGGAEGPERIYVEQSRETGPSRLLSIVGFIVAGTLLLIGNPLGSGIYLAMTKDPTH
- a CDS encoding spore coat protein; translation: MDPNATITTETGAQKIGKQVSINFQKDQSINDLDRLYDVLLHHKHMMNVYQISSSEAVDINLHNLLNTCRHRLQQQHGKVLDTLFNMGEYTADIAPPSQVKDISAVFMGYLNQLPYKTKMPH
- a CDS encoding PadR family transcriptional regulator, giving the protein MEYCVLAVIAEGEKYGYEIVKVLTERGLTTHEGTIYPLLSRLHKEGLVQAAWRESGSAVPRKYYRATRDGMRALNEFKESWSHFSQSVDGILWGEQ
- a CDS encoding YqeG family HAD IIIA-type phosphatase, translating into MSALKLLKPNQMVDSIYHIDLQQLKQQGIKAIIADLDNTLVPWRSSEVQEKLVDWINTVRDADLKIAIVSNNTSARVEAMSSQLGVIALGGAIKPRRGAFRSIAAQFNLYPKEVAVVGDQLFTDILGGNRTGMHTILVTPMSTHEFIGTKIVRQIEKVFLRNLNNKST
- a CDS encoding M23 family metallopeptidase, with the protein product MKKKIILLIAVLAIGLLFVNANPLEILETFAVPDAPNEKEPIETDPDPDAPAVALDQPADAPAEEELDIPQEPELPEIDFVNDSMDELVDRLSYMETPIEGRSVTSVNGQLPNAPRNYRNGVHEGLDYYNTIGRDVLAAGPGTVIRADHGYVEMTLEEYEDVIRRSITANGTPPELLDKLRGMQVWIEHPDGVVTRYAHLKEIRPEITEGTIVETGQAIATVGNTGMRANVTGVIESPSGEPHLHFEIWHGNTFLGQGRSPDTVRRLYSRILD
- a CDS encoding diguanylate cyclase domain-containing protein, with translation MPRIKLMTEVGSGGDVMSLRNKTFLILGSTLILLLVTMYGAFNHIFLQSSNEMERNDVKQNITRINRALQSELRKLDTVAFDWANWDATYDFMETRSQDSLENLADDYFVNLQLNFMLFLDSRGMIVYATGFDLDEEAKKPIPKGLSTHLGPDSPFLSAEADSVNGLLTLASDTAMVAARPILPPGEDGSPRGTLVVGRYLGSSDLATWSASTLVPIQKYSYSDFHYPEDLTPVTVDGQKGYVSVVNNSTISGISVLADLYGEPAAVLEFDQARPIQQMGAETFHRMTLIMLIIALPFSIFMIFFMEKTILSRVSRLSQSFEKVESRKDVFKRLEKEGVKDELSSLTGNINQMLNQLEESQQNMMITQNLLDLVVHLDPEGRFSYISPSHKAVLGHDPHDLLGVSAFDLVHPSDRAKVVESFSQFAHTQTIERQEFRYRHIKGHYLWLESIANPLYDEHDNITGILVSSRDITARKEMEEQMRRLSLYDTLTGLYNRTYFEQEMRRLQNGRSAPIGIIICDVDGLKLFNDSMGHSVGDDLLRSAAEVIKSCFREEDMVARIGGDEFAVLLPHSTPETLETACHRIREAISRYNEESPGLHLSISIGHAIGDGGTNITELFKEADNNMYREKLHRSRSARSATVQILMKALQARDYVTEGHADRLQNLVGQLAQTLELPKHKISDIRLFAQFHDIGKVGIPDRLLFKKAPLNEEERQEMKRHCEIGHRIALSAPDLVPIADWILKHHEWWDGNGYPFGLKELEIPLECRILAIADAYDAMTSQRPYRDALSHKEAAEELRKYSGSQFDPNLVEPFLDIVEQQLKEANQNRDNDIA
- a CDS encoding long-chain fatty acid--CoA ligase; translation: MMMNHQLLIKTMLERAYKLFPKKEIFSRGLDRDMRYTYGDFYPRVCKLANVLQALDVKQGDKIGTFAWNNHRHLELYFAITCSGSVLHTLNLRLFPEHVIHVINHAEDKIIFVDEDLLPIVEKAAPQLTTVEKYVIMTDKDELPETSLSPVYHYEKLLAEAADTYDFPDLDENTPAAMCYTTATTGLPKGVTYTHRSIYLHSLAESLPDVLGLSERDAVLPVVPMFHVLAWGLPFSCTWMGSKLVLPGRVLTPEALCTLMEQEGVTMAAGVPTIWMGIYQHLDSGAKYDLSKLRYIVNGGSAVSKTQIAAFEKKFGLSILHAYGMTETSPVVLCSTMKSYMEDWDEEEQYAMRAKQGVLVPGLEMKIVNDEGEEVAWNGKEMGELCVRGPWITSEYYKEPERSAENIKDGWLYTNDIVTIDEEGFILIQDRAKDLIKSGGEWISSVDLENTIMAHPEVVEAAVIAVPDPKWQERPMACVVLKDGSNVTEQDILDFLKPKVARYWMPDKVQIIGEIPKTSVGKFNKKALRETYAK